The proteins below are encoded in one region of Macaca nemestrina isolate mMacNem1 chromosome 10, mMacNem.hap1, whole genome shotgun sequence:
- the LOC105474161 gene encoding receptor tyrosine-protein kinase erbB-3 produces MRANGALQVLGLLFNLARGSEVGNSQAVCPGTLNGLSVTGDAENQYQTLYKLYERCEVVMGNLEIVLTGHNADLSFLQWIREVTGYVLVAMNEFSTLPLPNLRVVRGTQVYDGKFAIFVMLNYNTNSSHALRQLRLTQLTEILSGGVYIEKNDKLCHMDTIDWKDIVRDQDAEIVVKDNGRSCPLCHEVCKGRCWGPGPEDCQTLTKTICAPQCNGHCFGPNPNQCCHDECAGGCSGPQDTDCFACRHFNDSGACVPRCPQPLVYNKLTFQLEPNPHTKYQYGGVCVASCPHNFVVDQTSCVRACPPDKMEVDKNGLKMCEPCGGLCPKACEGTGSGSRFQTVDSSNIDGFVNCTKILGNLDFLITGLNGDPWHKIPALDPEKLNVFRTVREITGYLNIQSWPPHMYNFSVFSNLTTIGGRSLYNRGFSLLIMKNLNVTSLGFRSLKEISAGRIYISANRQLCYHHSLNWTKVLRGPTEERLDIKHNRPRRDCVAEGKVCDPLCSSGGCWGPGPGQCLSCRNYSRGGVCVTHCNFLNGEPREFAHEAECFSCHPECQPMEGTATCNGSGSDTCAQCAHFRDGPHCVSSCPHGVLGAKGPIYKYPDVQNECRPCHENCTQGCKGPELQDCLGQTLVLIGKTHLTMALTVIAGLVVIFMMLGGTFLYWRGRRIQNKRAMRRYLERGESIEPLDPSEKANKVLARIFKETELRKLKVLGSGVFGTVHKGVWIPEGESIKIPVCIKIIEDKSGRQSFQAVTDHMLAIGSLDHAHIVRLLGLCPGSSLQLVTQYLPLGSLLDHVRQHRGALGPQLLLNWGVQIAKGMYYLEEHGMVHRNLAARNVLLKSPSQVQVADFGVADLLPPDDKQLLYSEAKTPIKWMALESIHFGKYTHQSDVWSYGVTVWELMTFGAEPYAGLRLAEVPDLLEKGERLAQPQICTIDVYMVMVKCWMIDENIRPTFKELANEFTRMARDPPRYLVIKRESGPGIAPGPEPHGLTNKKLEEVELEPELDLDLDLEAEEDNLATTTLGSALSLPVGTLNRPRGSQTLLSPSSGYMPMNQGNLGEACQESAVSGSSEWCPRPVSLHPMPRGCLASESSEGHVTGSEAELQEKVSTCRSRSRSRSPRPRGDSAYHSQRHSLLTPVTPLSPPGLEEEDVNGYVMPDTHLKGTPSSREGTLSSVGLSSVLGTEEEDEDEEYEYMNRRRRHSPPRPPRPSSLEELGYEYMDVGSDLSASLGSTQSCPLHPVPVMPTAGTTPDEDYEYMNRQRGGSGPGGDYAAMGACPASEQGYEEMRAFQGPGHQAPHVHYAHLKTLRSLEATDSAFDNPDYWHSRLFPKANAQRT; encoded by the exons ATGAGGGCGAACGGCGCTCTGCAGGTGCTGGGCTTGCTTTTCAACCTGGCCCGGGGCTCCGAGGTGGGCAACTCTCAGGCAG TGTGTCCTGGGACTCTGAATGGCCTGAGTGTGACCGGCGATGCTGAGAACCAATACCAGACACTGTACAAGCTCTACGAGAGGTGTGAGGTGGTGATGGGGAACCTCGAGATTGTGCTCACGGGACACAATGCTGACCTCTCCTTCCTGCAG TGGATTCGAGAAGTGACAGGCTATGTCCTCGTGGCCATGAATGAGTTCTCTACTCTACCATTGCCCAACCTCCGAGTGGTGCGAGGGACCCAGGTCTACGATGGGAAGTTTGCCATCTTCGTCATGTTGAACTATAACACCAACTCCAGCCACGCTCTGCGCCAGCTCCGCTTGACTCAGCTCACCG AGATTCTGTCAGGGGGTGTTTATATTGAGAAGAATGATAAGCTTTGTCACATGGACACAATTGACTGGAAGGACATCGTGAGGGACCAAGACGCTGAGATAGTGGTGAAGGACAATGGCAGAAGCT GTCCCCTCTGTCATGAGGTTTGCAAGGGGCGATGCTGGGGTCCTGGACCAGAAGACTGCCAAACAT TGACCAAGACCATCTGTGCTCCTCAGTGTAATGGTCACTGCTTTGGGCCCAACCCCAACCAGTGCTGCCATGATGAGTGTGCCGGGGGCTGCTCGGGCCCTCAGGACACAGACTGCTTT GCCTGCCGGCACTTCAATGACAGTGGAGCCTGTGTACCTCGCTGTCCACAGCCTCTTGTCTACAACAAGCTAACTTTCCAGCTGGAACCCAATCCCCACACCAAGTATCAGTATGGAGGAGTTTGTGTAGCCAGCTGTCCCC ATAACTTTGTGGTGGATCAAACATCCTGTGTCAGGGCCTGTCCTCCTGACAAGATGGAAGTAGACAAAAATGGACTCAAGATGTGTGAGCCTTGTGGGGGACTATGTCCCAAAG CCTGTGAGGGCACAGGCTCTGGGAGCCGCTTCCAGACTGTGGACTCGAGCAACATCGATGGATTTGTGAACTGCACCAAGATCTTGGGCAACCTGGACTTTCTGATCACCGGCCTCAATGG AGACCCCTGGCACAAGATCCCTGCCCTGGACCCAGAGAAGCTCAATGTCTTCCGGACAGTACGGGAGATCACAG GTTACCTGAACATCCAGTCCTGGCCACCCCACATGTACAACTTCAGTGTTTTTTCCAACTTGACAACCATTGGAGGCAGAAGCCTCTACAA CCGGGGCTTCTCATTGTTGATCATGAAGAACTTGAATGTCACATCTCTGGGCTTCCGATCCCTGAAGGAAATTAGTGCTGGGCGTATCTATATAAGTGCCAATAGGCAGCTCTGCTACCACCACTCTTTGAACTGGACCAAGGTGCTTCGGGGGCCTACAGAAGAGCGACTAGACATCAAGCATAATCGTCCGCGTAGAGACTGCG TGGCAGAGGGCAAAGTGTGTGACCCACTGTGCTCCTCTGGGGGATGCTGGGGCCCAGGCCCTGGTCAGTGCTTGTCCTGTCGAAACTACAGCCGAGGAGGTGTCTGTGTGACCCACTGCAACTTTCTGAATGG GGAGCCTCGAGAGTTTGCCCATGAGGCTGAATGCTTCTCCTGCCACCCGGAATGCCAACCCATGGAGGGCACTGCCACATGCAATGGCTCG GGCTCTGATACTTGTGCTCAATGTGCCCATTTTCGAGATGGGCCCCACTGTGTGAGCAGCTGCCCCCATGGAGTCCTAGGTGCCAAGGGCCCCATCTACAAGTACCCAGATGTTCAGAATGAATGTCGGCCCTGCCATGAGAACTGCACCCAGGG GTGTAAAGGACCAGAGCTTCAAGACTGTTTAGGACAAACACTGGTGCTGATCGG CAAAACCCATCTGACAATGGCTTTGACAGTGATAGCAGGATTGGTAGTGATTTTCATGATGCTGGGCGGCACTTTTCTCTACTGGCGTGGGCGCCGGATTCAGAATAAAAGGGCTATGAGGCGATACTTGGAACGGGGTGAG AGCATAGAGCCTCTGGACCCCAGTGAGAAGGCTAACAAAGTCTTGGCCAGAATCTTCAAAGAGACAGAGTTAAGGAAGCTTAAAGTGCTTGGCTCGGGTGTCTTTGGAACTGTGCACAAA GGAGTGTGGATCCCTGAGGGTGAATCAATCAAGATTCCAGTCTGCATTAAAATCATTGAGGACAAGAGTGGACGGCAAAGTTTTCAAGCTGTGACAGAT CATATGCTGGCCATTGGCAGCCTGGACCATGCCCACATTGTGCGGCTGCTGGGACTATGCCCAGGGTCATCTCTGCAGCTTGTCACTCAGTACTTGCCTCTGGGTTCTCTGCTGGATCATGTGAGACAACACCGGGGGGCACTGGGGCCACAGCTGCTGCTCAACTGGGGAGTACAAATTGCCAAG GGTATGTACTACCTTGAAGAACATGGTATGGTGCATAGAAACCTGGCTGCCCGAAATGTGCTACTCAAGTCACCCAGTCAGGTTCAGGTGGCAGATTTTGGTGTGGCTgacctgctgcctcctgatgatAAGCAGCTGCTATACAGTGAGGCCAAG ACTCCAATTAAGTGGATGGCCCTCGAGAGTATCCACTTTGGGAAATACACACACCAGAGTGATGTCTGGAGCTATG GTGTGACAGTTTGGGAGTTGATGACCTTTGGGGCAGAGCCCTATGCAGGGCTGCGACTGGCTGAAGTACCAGACCTGCTAGAGAAGGGGGAGCGGTTGGCACAGCCCCAGATCTGCACAATTGATGTCTACATGGTGATGGTCAAGT GTTGGATGATTGATGAGAACATTCGCCCAACCTTTAAAGAACTAGCCAATGAGTTCACCAGGATGGCCCGAGACCCACCACGGTATCTGGTCATAAAG AGAGAGAGTGGGCCTGGAATAGCCCCTGGGCCAGAGCCCCATGGTCTGACAAACAAGAAGCTAGAGGAAGTAGAGCTGGAGCCAGAACTAGACCTAGACTTAGACTTGGAAGCAGAGGAGGACAACCTGGCAACCACCACACTGGGCTCCGCCCTCAGCCTACCAGTTGGAACACTTAATCGGCCACGTGGG agcCAGACCCTTTTAAGTCCATCATCTGGATACATGCCCATGAACCAGGGTAATCTTGGGGAGGCTTGCCAG gAGTCTGCAGTTTCTGGGAGCAGTGAATGGTGCCCCCGTCCAGTCTCTCTACACCCAATGCCACGGGGATGCCTGGCATCAGAGTCATCAGAGGGCCATGTAACAGGCTCTGAGGCTGAGCTCCAGGAGAAAGTGTCAACGTGTAGGAGCCGGAGCAGGAGCCGGAGCCCACGGCCACGCGGAGATAGCGCCTACCATTCCCAGCGCCACAGTCTGCTTACTCCTGTTACCCCACTCTCCCCACCAGGGTTAGAGGAAGAGGATGTCAACGGTTATGTCATGCCAGATACACACCTCAAAG GTACTCCCTCCTCCCGGGAAGGCACCCTTTCTTCAGTGGGTCTCAGTTCTGTCCTGGGTActgaagaagaagatgaagatgaggagTATGAATACATGAACCGGAGGAGAAGGCACAGTCCACCTCGTCCCCCTAGGCCAAGTTCCCTTGAGGAGCTGGGTTATGAGTACATGGATGTGGGGTCAGACCTCAGTGCTTCTCTGGGCAGCACACAGAGTTGCCCACTCCACCCTGTACCAGTCATGCCCACTGCTGGCACAACTCCAGATGAAGACTATGAATATATGAATCGGCAACGAGGTGGAAGTGGTCCTGGGGGTGATTATGCAGCCATGGGGGCCTGCCCAGCATCTGAGCAAGGGTATGAAGAGATGAGAGCTTTTCAGGGACCTGGACATCAGGCCCCCCATGTCCATTACGCCCACCTAAAAACTCTACGTAGCTTAGAGGCTACAGACTCTGCCTTTGATAACCCTGATTACTGGCATAGCAGGCTTTTCCCCAAGGCTAATGCCCAGAGAACATAA